Proteins encoded by one window of Bactrocera oleae isolate idBacOlea1 chromosome 4, idBacOlea1, whole genome shotgun sequence:
- the Paip1 gene encoding polyadenylate-binding protein-interacting protein 1 yields the protein MDITPGRAPFTEDEDYTPLRKPKSATNTPTHSASSLNANAASAYVRTVSPSKLSPYAKEFVPRFGGSGSNSAAGAQERLERHQQQYNQQTYQQYHQQSTRPQRYSNGYQQNNHHSHHNQQQYGHQITSLTASVQERLKIGNASGSSGNKNTANNYYSQNQSHQHPRHNKHHNQHHGGQGRYQRHNNSGAANSNAGNGTTSSDVETIALDYLRTVIQCLNQNPGQFDTTATRFLTIFEGMENNQYVLSNAMEDIFNESIQNPNFRYMGAKLYNLLHMLNLKKDSLFHTLLKCKLDYHQQEVMQYMKTNQQQKVRETALFLAELYMQLRGDDTRIHLIAENIVYSLKQLLSKESSDNIRCICLTLKLAGYDLTADCPNEMREIIEILQAVNQRSQGKYPLAANVIALQKNNWGRKLNSPTAEVEAAAAAASKAPEPLRMSDEPIFYGPDGRELTAEETDFLSDGAAAVPGSGSTDEDGEGGDLDIDLDPEMDEETEKAYKEFCKQNNAST from the coding sequence ATGGATATAACACCGGGTCGTGCCCCATTTACTGAAGATGAGGATTATACGCCATTACGGAAGCCAAAGTCGGCTACAAATACGCCTACACACAGCGCTTCATCACTAAATGCAAATGCCGCGAGCGCGTATGTTCGCACCGTATCGCCATCCAAGCTATCACCATATGCTAAAGAATTTGTGCCACGCTTTGGTGGCAGCGGTAGTAATTCTGCAGCTGGCGCACAAGAGCGTTTAGAACGACATCAGCAACAATACAATCAGCAAACCTATCAACAATATCATCAACAATCGACGCGACCACAACGTTACTCCAATGGTTATCAACAAAATAATCATCACAGTCATCATAATCAACAGCAATATGGCCACCAAATCACCTCATTGACAGCGTCCGTACAGGAACGCTTAAAGATCGGTAACGCCTCCGGTAGTAGTGGGAACAAGAATACTGCCAATAATTATTATAGCCAAAATCAGTCACATCAACATCCTAGGCATAATAAGCATCATAATCAACATCACGGTGGACAAGGACGCTATCAACGTCACAATAATTCGGGCGCTGCAAATTCAAATGCTGGCAATGGTACCACCAGCTCAGATGTCGAAACAATTGCACTCGATTACTTGAGAACCGTAATTCAATGTCTGAATCAAAATCCGGGACAATTTGATACAACGGCTACACGGTTTCTTACCATATTTGAGGGTATGGAGAATAATCAATATGTACTTTCGAATGCTATGGAAGATATCTTCAATGAATCCATACAGAATCCCAACTTCCGCTATATGGGCGCTAAGCTCTACAATCTTTTGCACATGCTCAACTTAAAGAAAGACTCACTTTTTCACACCTTGCTCAAATGCAAGCTGGACTATCACCAGCAAGAAGTTATGCAATATATGAAgacaaatcaacaacaaaaagtgcGTGAAACGGCTCTCTTCCTCGCCGAATTATATATGCAATTGCGTGGTGATGACACACGCATACACCTAATTGCCGAAAATATAGTTTACTCACTTAAACAGCTACTATCGAAGGAGTCTTCCGACAATATACGTTGCATTTGTTTAACACTCAAATTGGCTGGCTATGATTTGACTGCAGACTGTCCTAATGAAATGCGTGAAATCATCGAGATTTTACAAGCTGTGAATCAGCGGTCTCAGGGTAAATATCCGCTAGCAGCTAATGTAATAGCATTGCAAAAGAACAATTGGGGTCGAAAATTGAATTCGCCCACCGCAGAGGTTGAggcagcagctgcagcagcaTCAAAAGCGCCAGAACCATTGCGCATGAGCGACGAACCGATATTCTATGGTCCAGATGGGCGTGAATTGACGGCCGAAGAGACCGACTTCTTATCTGATGGAGCAGCGGCTGTGCCGGGTAGTGGTTCCACTGATGAAGACGGCGAGGGTGGCGATCTCGATATTGATCTTGATCCTGAAATGGATGAAGAGACCGAAAAGGCTTACAAAGAATTTTGCAAGCAAAATAACGCTAGCACATAG